The DNA segment ATACATCATAACAAGAATAATGCAAGGCGGGCATTAAGAGCTGTTTAAATACATAAGGTATAGCATTCACTTACTTAAATATTACCACACATCAATATACTCAGCCTGCGTTTCCCTTACCTTTGCTTTATAATATCAATATTATGGCTGCTGAACCGATCTATGATTAAGACTCTTTTATAATAAATGCAAGAGGAAAAATTATGCATGTTTTAGAAGATTATAACCTAGGAAGATTCGGTTGTCTGTGGCATTAATTTAACTTAAAATTCAAATCCGTTTATTATTTTTCCTATTTTTATGGAAAATGTTTACTGATTTCAGTACTATCAGCTTATTAAAAATTAATATATCATGTCAAATATCGGACTTATTATAGAAGAAAAATCTGCAGACATAGGAAATTTTCTGGTGGGCAGGCTTTTACCTTTTCGTGAAAAAAGAGCAGTCGGGCCTTTTGTTTTTATAGACCACATGGGACCTGCCGAATTGAAAGATTATCAAAATTTAGATGTTCCGCCACATCCGCATATCGGGCTTTCAACATTAACCTATCTTCTGGAAGGTTCTATTTTCCACAGAGACAGCGTGGGTAGCGCCATTGAAATACAACCGGGAGCCGTCAACTGGATGACCGCCGGAAAAGGCGTTGTGCATTCTGAAAGAACTCCCGAGTATCTGAGACATTCTGACAAGAGACTTCACGGTTTCCAGATCTGGGTAGGCCTACCGAAACATCTTGAACAATCAGAACCTACCTTCCATCATATTGAAGCAGATGAAATTCCGGCTTGGGAAGAAGATGGTATACAATATAAACTGATCGCAGGTGAAGCATTCGGAAGAAAATCTCCGGTTCCCGTTCACAGTAAGCTGTTTTTTATTGAAATTAAAACAAAAGATGCAAAAAAAATAAGCATCGGAAAAGATCTTTACGGAGAAGCAGCCATGTATGTATTGGACGGAACAGTTTCTACCGACGGAAATTCGTATGGTTCCAAGCAGCTCATGATTGCGAAAGATACCAAACTCTGCGAGTTTGATATGAGTGAAAACGGAACAGTATATCTTTTCGGAGGTGAACCTTTCGACGAGGAACGTTTTATATTCTGGAATTTTGTAAATTCAGACAGAGAACTCATTGAGCAGGCAAAAGTAAACTGGAATGACCAAAACCAT comes from the Chryseobacterium nepalense genome and includes:
- a CDS encoding pirin family protein, producing the protein MSNIGLIIEEKSADIGNFLVGRLLPFREKRAVGPFVFIDHMGPAELKDYQNLDVPPHPHIGLSTLTYLLEGSIFHRDSVGSAIEIQPGAVNWMTAGKGVVHSERTPEYLRHSDKRLHGFQIWVGLPKHLEQSEPTFHHIEADEIPAWEEDGIQYKLIAGEAFGRKSPVPVHSKLFFIEIKTKDAKKISIGKDLYGEAAMYVLDGTVSTDGNSYGSKQLMIAKDTKLCEFDMSENGTVYLFGGEPFDEERFIFWNFVNSDRELIEQAKVNWNDQNHEAFPLVPGDEEDYVPLPKAILNRKP